One segment of Setaria viridis chromosome 4, Setaria_viridis_v4.0, whole genome shotgun sequence DNA contains the following:
- the LOC117851800 gene encoding transcription elongation factor 1 homolog — MGKRKSRSSKSMAAPKKAPKLDTLFTCPFCGYPDAVKCRINLKDRIAKASCRICSDTYFTSAHALTAPVDVYSDWIDACELANEGVRRCRPRLVEV; from the coding sequence ATGGGGAAGAGGAAGTCGAGGAGTTCCAAATCCATGgcggcgcccaagaaggcgcccAAGCTGGACACGCTGTTCACCTGCCCGTTCTGCGGCTACCCCGACGCCGTCAAGTGCCGCATCAACCTCAAGGACAGGATCGCCAAGGCGTCGTGCCGCATCTGCAGCGACACCTACTTCACCAGCGCTCACGCGCTCACGGCGCCCGTCGATGTCTACAGCGACTGGATCGACGCCTGCGAGCTCGCCAACGAGGGcgtccgccgctgccggccgcgcCTGGTTGAAGTCTGA
- the LOC117852514 gene encoding putative F-box protein At2g33190, producing the protein MAARHFPSWADLHPELLGLVIGRLPLADRVRLGAACRPWRRAARQEPLPPPLPWLTLLDGTFLSIPGGEVHRMPIPEEDASCYGSMGNWLLLRRSVGEFSLANPFSGDAVRLPEIACPPGSLTSVKPMPLSTSTPDLSPDSSPFAVLTKGGGFRSEISVCRPGTTAATAFSFPVRERISDVAFFDGKLYALSFGKLFVLDLETTGSTYLGKPRRSVPSMKRVAGAVDDPWPTCRSIAGERYVCAYWSYLVESSGKLLQVRRLIGCLATLPKEERVENSRTLSFEVFEADLVVGKWRRVDDLGGHQALFVATQSSMSLPAPECGAREDCIYFVCDYDIGNWEADPLRDCGVFDMRTGTITPLLPDGVVVRRQGRRALPAWFFPTKAM; encoded by the coding sequence ATGGCCGCCAGGCACTTCCCGTCTTGGGCAGACCTTCACCCAGAGCTCCTTGGCCTCGTGATCGGGCGGCTCCCCCTAGCCGACCGTGTCCGGCTTGGAGCAGCCTGCCGGCCATGGCGTCGCGCAGCCCGGCAGGAGCCCCTACCCCCTCCGCTACCGTGGCTGACCCTCCTCGACGGCACCTTCCTCAGCAttcccggcggcgaggtccaCCGCATGCCCATCCCGGAGGAGGACGCTTCCTGCTACGGCTCCATGGGGAACTGGCTCCTCCTCAGGCGCTCCGTCGGCGAGTTCTCGCTGGCGAACCCTTTCTCCGGCGACGCCGTGCGGCTTCCCGAGATAGCCTGCCCACCGGGAAGCCTGACCTCCGTCAAGCCGATGCCGCTTTCGACGTCGACGCCGGACCTATCACCAGATTCTTCCCCTTTTGCTGTGCTGACCAAGGGCGGCGGTTTCAGGAGCGAGATTTCTGTTTGCCGGCCCGGGACGACTGCCGCCACCGCATTCAGTTTCCCCGTCCGCGAGCGCATATCTGACGTCGCATTCTTCGACGGGAAGCTGTACGCTCTCTCATTCGGCAAACTCTTCGTCCTCGACCTCGAGACTACTGGTTCGACCTACCTAGGCAAGCCAAGAAGATCAGTCCCATCCATGAAACGCGTAGCCGGCGCTGTCGACGATCCATGGCCCACGTGCCGCTCCATTGCTGGCGAGCGTTATGTCTGCGCGTACTGGAGCTACCTCGTTGAATCCAGCGGCAAGCTTCTGCAGGTACGGCGGCTGATCGGATGCTTGGCCACCCTGCCGAAGGAGGAGAGGGTGGAGAACAGCCGCACCCTCTCGTTCGAAGTCTTTGAGGCCGACTTGGTGGTGGGCAAGTGGAGGAGGGTCGATGATCTGGGAGGCCACCAGGCGCTCTTCGTGGCCACGCAGTCGTCCATGTCCCTCCCTGCTCCCGAGTGCGGAGCTCGGGAGGACTGCATCTACTTCGTGTGCGACTATGACATTGGGAACTGGGAGGCGGATCCCCTCCGCGACTGCGGCGTGTTCGACATGAGGACCGGGACGATCACGCCTCTGCTGCCGGATGGTGTGGTGGTGCGGCGACAGGGGCGCAGAGCGCTCCCAGCGTGGTTTTTCCCTACTAAAGCCATGTGA